The Microbacterium sp. Nx66 genome contains a region encoding:
- a CDS encoding arsenate reductase ArsC, with amino-acid sequence MNAPHRPSVLFVCVHNAGRSQMAAGFLRHLAGDRIEVRSAGSMPAAEINPVAVAAMGELGIDITAEQPKVLTTEAVQASDVVITMGCGDACPFFPGTRYEDWVLDDPAGQGIDAVRPIRDDIRGRIETLVAELL; translated from the coding sequence GTGAACGCACCGCACCGACCCTCCGTCCTCTTCGTCTGCGTCCACAACGCGGGGCGCTCGCAGATGGCCGCCGGCTTCCTCCGGCACCTCGCCGGCGACCGCATCGAGGTGCGCTCCGCCGGGTCGATGCCCGCTGCCGAGATCAACCCCGTCGCGGTGGCGGCGATGGGGGAGCTCGGCATCGACATCACGGCCGAGCAGCCGAAGGTGCTCACGACCGAGGCCGTGCAGGCGTCGGACGTCGTGATCACGATGGGCTGCGGTGACGCGTGCCCGTTCTTCCCCGGCACGCGCTATGAGGACTGGGTGCTCGATGACCCCGCCGGTCAGGGAATCGATGCCGTCCGGCCGATCCGCGACGATATCCGCGGCCGCATCGAGACCCTCGTGGCCGAGCTGCTCTGA